The following are encoded in a window of Flavobacterium cupriresistens genomic DNA:
- a CDS encoding IucA/IucC family protein produces the protein MNIDTLISPIQASEHLEKSVWNKVTRLHLRKILAEFSHERLVIPNLIESKDGWGIYQLSSSDEKNTYQFNAKILALNHWYIDTDSIEKFTEGETAALDALSFIIEFKAELGIPEESLPVYLEEVCSTLAGSAYLHYYGKPNSKELLSAGYQQTESTMTGHPRFIANNGRIGFTSSDHREYAPEAAAPFSLVWLAGHRSTAVFTAVLPLDYDKVMLQELGEETLKNFNDQLLGKGLNPKDYFFMPVHPWQWFNKLSNIFSADIATNRLVCMGYNEDKYQPQQSIRTFYNITHPEKFYVKTAIAVLNMGYVRGLSPKFMLSNPPINEWIYNLVKDDHYLQSKGFIILREIASLSFAHQYYETAVPGDTPYKKMFACLWRESPADKISGNQRLVTMASLLHIDNEGKAYLPELIQASGLTISNWLRQYFSCYLSPLLHCFYKWDMVFMPHGENLILILEDHKVVNAIMKDIGEEVSLLNCSLEIPEEALRLAVTVPDERKTLPLFTQVFDSIFRFIAAILVEHADFPEDEFWKLVAECILDYQAAHPEFSESFKKFDLFVDEFSPDALNKLQLNNNRQLRNRANPFENLPYIGIVKNPVTPFYTNK, from the coding sequence ATGAATATAGATACGCTAATCTCTCCAATACAAGCATCCGAACATTTAGAAAAATCCGTTTGGAACAAAGTAACCCGTCTGCACCTTAGAAAAATACTTGCCGAGTTCTCTCATGAACGTCTTGTAATTCCTAATTTAATCGAAAGCAAAGACGGCTGGGGAATCTATCAACTTAGCAGTTCAGATGAAAAAAACACTTATCAATTTAATGCTAAAATACTGGCTTTAAACCATTGGTATATTGATACTGATTCTATTGAAAAATTTACTGAGGGTGAAACTGCTGCATTAGACGCGCTTAGTTTTATCATCGAATTTAAGGCAGAGCTGGGAATTCCTGAGGAATCTTTACCGGTTTACCTGGAAGAGGTCTGCAGTACATTGGCCGGAAGTGCTTACTTGCATTATTATGGCAAACCAAACTCAAAAGAGTTATTAAGTGCCGGCTATCAGCAAACGGAATCTACGATGACCGGTCATCCACGTTTTATTGCCAATAACGGAAGAATCGGTTTTACTTCCAGTGATCATAGAGAATACGCTCCCGAAGCAGCAGCGCCGTTCTCTCTGGTATGGCTTGCGGGTCATCGCTCTACTGCTGTTTTTACTGCCGTATTACCTTTAGATTATGATAAAGTAATGCTACAGGAACTTGGCGAAGAAACCTTAAAAAACTTTAACGATCAACTCCTTGGAAAAGGGCTAAATCCAAAAGATTATTTCTTTATGCCGGTGCATCCATGGCAATGGTTTAATAAATTATCTAATATCTTCTCAGCCGACATTGCTACGAATCGTTTGGTTTGTATGGGATACAATGAAGACAAATACCAACCACAACAATCTATACGAACTTTTTATAATATCACACATCCCGAAAAATTCTATGTTAAAACGGCAATCGCTGTACTGAACATGGGCTATGTACGTGGGTTATCGCCTAAATTTATGTTGTCTAATCCGCCAATCAACGAGTGGATTTATAACCTGGTAAAGGATGACCATTATTTACAGTCAAAAGGTTTTATCATCTTAAGAGAGATTGCCAGTTTAAGTTTTGCTCATCAGTATTATGAAACAGCAGTCCCGGGTGACACGCCTTACAAAAAAATGTTTGCCTGTTTGTGGAGAGAAAGCCCGGCAGACAAAATTAGCGGTAACCAACGTTTAGTTACCATGGCGTCGCTGCTTCACATTGATAATGAAGGGAAAGCCTATCTTCCAGAATTGATACAAGCATCGGGTTTGACCATTTCTAATTGGTTGCGTCAATACTTTAGCTGTTATTTGAGTCCATTACTTCACTGTTTCTACAAATGGGACATGGTCTTTATGCCTCATGGAGAAAATCTAATCCTGATTCTGGAAGATCATAAAGTCGTTAATGCTATTATGAAAGATATTGGTGAGGAAGTTTCGTTACTAAACTGCAGTTTAGAAATTCCTGAAGAAGCTTTAAGACTTGCTGTAACTGTTCCTGACGAACGCAAAACATTGCCTTTATTTACACAAGTATTCGATTCTATCTTCCGATTTATTGCTGCAATACTTGTTGAACATGCCGATTTCCCGGAAGATGAGTTTTGGAAACTTGTAGCAGAATGTATCTTAGATTATCAAGCGGCACATCCTGAATTCAGTGAATCTTTCAAGAAATTCGACTTGTTTGTTGATGAATTCAGCCCTGATGCCTTAAATAAGTTACAACTGAATAATAACAGACAGTTAAGAAATCGTGCCAATCCATTTGAAAACCTGCCTTATATAGGTATTGTAAAAAACCCTGTAACTCCATTTTACACTAATAAATAA
- a CDS encoding TonB-dependent receptor, producing the protein MNYFTTLNKYIPTLLFTAVFFLLSLHTQAQQSQSGTIKGQVMTEDGKKVLYGTVSLNGKYSVKLDKDGWYVFDKLTSKTNTVTASIMGLASQTKTVTLNTGEEIILDFTLTADAESLNEVFIVGNKYKITSKKNSEYVSRLPIKNLENSQVYSVVDKELIKEQMALTVEESFRNVPGAAPAKTGAGMPSFFSRGFQTSENFRNGMATYLRTGVDLAAVERVETYKGPSSTLFGAQMTSFGGLVNYITKRPYDHFGGEIAYTMGSWDLSRMTLDINTPVKDAEGLFVRLNVARQTENTFQDQGNSTTLLIAPSITYQVSDRLKFTLNADFQSMQGITPAGWMVSPTLGVNSFNHLNLDYRISLNDNSLVSKQGSTNVLLDAEYKISDQWTSQSRYAYGAGNYDDLYIFDFIWQNKSSVDRILRTFTDEKDVRKNFQQNFTGDFKIGNFRNRLVVGFDYLSSFRSTRYDGLGYAGKVFEPANLDDLGATPVIRIEDVESILAKRNTGQNQTKESTYSVYASDVFNVTDQLLVMASLRVDRYIGDGTTNTKSRVTLGNYNQTAFSPKFGLVYQILEDKLSVFGNYMNGFKNIAPKIQVDKTVSVFKPQEAAQLEGGVKLDFSDKINATVSYYQIDVTNSLRNEVTPQGTFVIQDGTQKSKGVEIEVIGRPFSGFNYVASYGYNDNELTKSTASAPGKRAAGTPKNVVNLWASYTIVKGKAQGLGMGIGNSYVSDAFIDNTNTFTLSSYNLLDATLFYNRPKYRIGIKANNILDRQYWVSDGYYARPQKPSNFMINFTYKF; encoded by the coding sequence GTGAATTATTTTACAACATTAAACAAATACATACCCACCCTACTCTTTACTGCTGTGTTCTTTTTATTGTCCTTACATACACAAGCGCAACAAAGCCAATCCGGCACCATCAAAGGTCAGGTTATGACCGAAGATGGAAAAAAAGTGCTGTACGGCACCGTTAGCCTAAATGGAAAATACAGTGTTAAATTAGATAAGGACGGTTGGTATGTATTTGATAAGCTTACTTCTAAAACAAATACCGTTACAGCAAGTATTATGGGATTAGCCTCTCAGACAAAAACGGTAACCCTAAATACAGGAGAAGAAATTATTCTGGACTTTACCCTTACCGCTGATGCTGAATCCTTAAATGAGGTTTTTATTGTCGGAAACAAATACAAAATCACTTCTAAAAAGAACAGTGAATATGTGTCGCGACTTCCAATCAAAAATCTGGAAAATTCACAGGTTTATAGTGTGGTAGACAAGGAACTTATTAAAGAACAAATGGCTTTAACGGTCGAAGAATCTTTTAGAAATGTTCCGGGAGCTGCCCCTGCAAAAACCGGAGCGGGAATGCCTTCTTTTTTCTCGAGAGGTTTTCAAACGAGTGAAAATTTCCGTAACGGGATGGCGACTTATCTGCGTACAGGTGTAGATCTTGCCGCTGTAGAACGTGTGGAAACCTATAAAGGACCAAGTTCTACACTTTTCGGGGCACAAATGACCTCATTTGGAGGGCTTGTAAATTATATCACCAAAAGACCTTATGACCATTTCGGAGGTGAAATTGCCTATACAATGGGAAGTTGGGACCTGAGTCGTATGACCTTAGACATCAATACTCCGGTTAAAGATGCGGAAGGTTTATTCGTGAGGTTAAACGTTGCCCGTCAGACCGAAAACACTTTTCAGGATCAGGGCAATAGTACTACATTACTTATTGCACCAAGCATTACCTATCAGGTATCCGATCGTTTAAAATTTACGTTGAATGCTGATTTCCAAAGTATGCAGGGAATTACTCCGGCTGGATGGATGGTTTCACCAACATTAGGCGTAAACAGTTTCAACCATCTTAATCTCGATTACCGTATCTCACTTAACGATAACTCTCTCGTAAGTAAACAAGGTTCTACCAATGTATTACTTGACGCAGAATATAAAATTTCTGATCAATGGACTTCTCAATCCAGATATGCTTACGGTGCGGGGAATTACGACGACCTCTATATTTTTGACTTCATCTGGCAAAATAAATCCTCTGTCGATCGTATCCTTAGAACATTCACCGACGAAAAGGATGTTAGAAAAAACTTCCAGCAAAATTTTACAGGAGATTTTAAAATCGGTAATTTCAGAAACAGACTTGTAGTTGGTTTTGACTATTTATCCAGCTTTAGATCTACCCGATACGACGGACTAGGTTATGCAGGAAAGGTTTTTGAACCGGCAAATTTGGATGATCTAGGTGCAACACCTGTAATTAGAATAGAGGATGTTGAATCTATTTTAGCCAAAAGAAACACAGGTCAGAACCAGACAAAAGAATCTACTTATAGTGTTTATGCTTCAGATGTTTTCAACGTAACAGACCAACTTTTAGTTATGGCCAGTTTACGTGTCGATCGTTATATTGGAGATGGTACAACAAATACAAAATCTCGTGTAACTCTTGGTAACTACAATCAAACTGCGTTCTCTCCTAAATTCGGTCTGGTGTATCAAATTCTGGAAGACAAACTATCTGTTTTTGGAAATTATATGAATGGTTTTAAAAACATAGCTCCAAAAATTCAGGTAGACAAAACAGTTTCTGTTTTCAAACCTCAGGAAGCCGCACAACTGGAAGGTGGTGTTAAATTAGATTTCTCCGATAAAATCAATGCGACTGTAAGTTATTACCAGATTGATGTCACTAATAGTTTGAGAAATGAAGTTACTCCACAAGGAACTTTTGTTATACAAGACGGAACACAAAAAAGCAAGGGAGTTGAAATTGAAGTTATAGGAAGACCTTTTTCAGGTTTCAACTATGTAGCCAGTTACGGTTATAATGACAATGAGTTAACAAAATCAACTGCTAGTGCACCGGGTAAAAGAGCGGCAGGTACTCCAAAAAATGTCGTTAATCTTTGGGCAAGTTACACTATTGTGAAAGGTAAGGCTCAGGGCTTAGGAATGGGAATAGGAAATTCTTATGTTTCAGATGCCTTTATTGACAATACCAATACCTTTACCCTTTCTTCTTATAATCTTCTTGACGCAACCTTGTTTTACAACCGTCCGAAGTATCGAATTGGTATTAAAGCCAACAATATTCTGGACAGACAATATTGGGTAAGTGACGGTTATTATGCACGTCCGCAAAAGCCGAGCAATTTTATGATCAACTTTACCTATAAATTTTAA
- a CDS encoding helix-turn-helix domain-containing protein codes for MDDYLIGIGKRIKDIRKNSKKTISTVANAAEVSNGLISRIENGRTIPSLPVLLNIISALEIEVSAFFEGMPKPSGQNYMVSRAEENSIIEKEDDAKGFTYQYIFGKQLSSIGFEAVLLEVKPNSQREKVETDAYEYKYMLSGECVYIIGDDEVLIKEGDSIFFDGRIPHVPVNRSTTTAKMLVLYFFFNTQRD; via the coding sequence ATGGATGATTATTTAATTGGAATTGGTAAACGAATAAAAGACATTCGCAAGAACAGTAAAAAAACAATTAGCACCGTTGCCAATGCTGCCGAAGTTAGTAATGGACTAATATCGCGCATTGAAAACGGAAGAACAATTCCTTCCCTTCCTGTTTTATTAAATATCATTAGTGCATTAGAAATTGAAGTTTCGGCCTTTTTTGAAGGAATGCCTAAACCCTCGGGGCAAAATTATATGGTATCCCGTGCCGAGGAAAATTCCATTATCGAAAAAGAAGATGATGCAAAAGGTTTTACTTATCAATATATCTTTGGTAAACAACTTTCCTCTATCGGATTTGAAGCTGTTTTATTAGAAGTAAAACCAAACTCACAAAGAGAAAAAGTCGAAACGGATGCTTACGAATACAAATACATGCTTTCGGGCGAATGTGTGTATATCATAGGCGATGATGAAGTATTGATAAAAGAAGGAGATTCGATCTTTTTTGACGGTAGAATTCCGCATGTTCCTGTAAATCGCAGTACAACAACTGCCAAAATGTTGGTATTATACTTCTTTTTTAATACCC